In Fusarium oxysporum Fo47 chromosome VII, complete sequence, the following proteins share a genomic window:
- a CDS encoding Up-regulated during septation-domain-containing protein yields the protein MAHIAEYIVSIDVNHITKPPSQSSNDLNQLHPEKPFTWGVRQPDPPRKYQFFPKERRLPVLNSRTKGVDVEKAISTPSLPTSDKIDKLAPAPSGLKKRLNQYSLVRQRKISVPELGPMTAVQELDIDSPAIPGRPPPSRARSTSVPNNSFGEYQLTDTFLYISSADKGSQSQSLGKEAPQACPQGIATVSPKCLDPLVNPKSDVPLPLLQCLQSLNYFPTRNESPRHGRINGSPQSRTASIPKSSIPDLTAPKSASTNATSCGTPATLVLASLMESSAADLNLWDGSYTPPTITTEVGNASRGHRRGDLESSGTMGRGLPREGSGLGANNDPFIQRPEPRRGKSLEQKSFEPLPIGLKQADAFEQLEQSELTLLQKKALDQELHHLDERIEYLRHTYNALRIGRRNLHSRICQYLRSSSIAKFSHELLLKQEEVLASLDASIDDWVMKLDQAENRRTRVHQKLLEHIAGAACLPVGGLTTTPEPQQTNTPASGTGDISTPLRSPSKEIFTSARPSSTSPSPQRAVARVLSTVVEQSIIRKVATREPEQHVTRTASPNRADVNIICIYAGDDLYGHLSSSVTTNEPVEGVISLLANFV from the exons ATGGCTCATATTGCTGAATACATCGTCAGTATTGATGTTAACCATATAACAAAACCACCCTCTCAGTCCTCAAATGACTTA AATCAGCTTCATCCAGAGAAGCCATTTACTTGGGGAGTGCGACAGCCCGACCCACCGCGGAAATACCAGTTCTTCCCTAAGGAGAGGAGGTTGCCGGTCCTTAATAGCAGGACTAAAGGCGTGGACGTCGAGAAAGCTATTTCTACACCTTCGCTGCCAACGAGTGATAAGATAGACAAGCTCGCGCCAGCTCCCAGTGGCCTGAAAAAGAGGCTCAATCAGTATAGTTTGGTCCGACAGCGCAAAATCAGTGTACCAGAGCTTGGGCCTATGACAGCagttcaagaacttgacatTGATTCCC CGGCTATTCCTGGACGCCCGCCGCCCTCACGCGCGCGCTCCACTAGTGTCCCTAATAATTCGTTCGGAGAGTACCAGCTTACGGATACTTTCCTTTACATCTCCAGCGCTGATAAAGGTTCCCAGTCTCAGTCTCTCGGCAAAGAGGCTCCTCAGGCATGCCCTCAAGGCATAGCCACCGTCTCGCCGAAGTGCCTTGACCCTCTGGTCAACCCCAAGTCTGATGTACCATTACCCTTACTGCAGTGCCTGCAATCCCTCAACTACTTCCCTACTAGGAATGAATCTCCTAGACATGGCCGCATCAATGGATCCCCTCAAAGCCGCACGGCCTCCATACCCAAGTCTTCTATACCCGATCTCACGGCACCTAAGTCAGCATCGACCAATGCCACGTCCTGCGGCACGCCAGCTACTCTTGTTTTAGCATCACTAATGGAGTCTAGTGCCGCAGATCTTAACCTATGGGATGGAAGTTACACTCCTCCCACCATCACGACGGAAGTAGGTAATGCCTCCCGAGGCCACCGAAGGGGTGACTTGGAATCATCGGGGACTATGGGCAGAGGCCTACCGAGGGAGGGATCTGGCTTAGGCGCCAACAACGATCCATTCATCCAGAGACCAGAGCCGAGGAGAGGCAAGAGCTTGGAGCAAAAGTCCTTCGAACCGTTGCCTATTGGTCTGAAGCAAGCCGATGCCTTTGAGCAACTCGAGCAGTCTGAACTTACGTTACTTCAAAAGAAAGCGCTCGACCAG GAACTCCATCACTTGGATGAGAGGATTGAATACTTGCGTCATACCTACAATGCTCTTCGCATAGGCCGCCGGAACCTCCACTCACGCATCTGCCAGTACCTGCGCTCTTCTAGTATCGCCAAGTTCAGCCATGAGTTGTTGCTGAAACAGGAGGAAGTACTTGCGAGTCTGGATGCCTCTATTGATGATTGGGTGATGAAGCTGGATCAGGCAGAGAACCGACGAACCCGCGTTCatcagaagcttctcgagcaTATTGCTGGAGCTGCATGCCTACCTGTTGGCGGATTGACCACTACACCGGAGCCACAGCAGACCAACACTCCTGCTTCTGGCACCGGTGACATATCGACTCCTTTGCGAAGCCCCTCCAAGGAAATATTCACATCCGCTCGTCCCTCAAGCACCTCGCCCTCGCCTCAACGCGCCGTAGCTCGGGTTCTCAGCACCGTCGTGGAGCAGTCTATTATCAGAAAGGTAGCAACACGAGAACCTGAGCAGCATGTGACAAGGACTGCATCTCCGAATCGAGCCGATGTGAACATCATTTGCATCTatgctggtgatgatttGTAT GGCCATCTCTCCTCTAGCGTTACCACCAATGAGCCTGTTGAGGGCGTCATCTCCCTTCTCGCAAATTTCGTCTAA
- a CDS encoding frequency clock protein — protein sequence MPLNQSNPEKTPPPPTDCFLHLDSFSGSRETVLSNPPEWHNDSSLNATANNNPADVNLSSSREESDLLDTEKLHLHTRHHVDPPGPITAHSSSSDDYRSVIDDLTLEIQQLKKELKRYKQPGPALLHKDKLFEIKVYGLPQKKKRELETILRDLAADHDGSPEASSSQKRKRISPHNRDHIYSKAGVQRSHAPSSTGSSLRPADSAYASISAGGESSKTPFYLPVLPSTKSSKGKVEDYLRDVPDGLYPQHVIMTDEERKSLVVRRLERFFTGRSNSTDVSKMSPLRPGGSFILGRVVADTQVADSSSAYQPPSHETEPIREARFLPLEQQSRAWEYQCHLSAHGSASDPEKDNMETEGNGKGLVSSTKPFPPLPLLPKQRPTRPCDLDPDRAQIPSENMNYIRHLDLLSPDILPGQQSIQDIHLDAEGWVSLNLLYNLAQLHLINVTPDFVRSAVLEVSTRFQLSTDGHKIRWQGGSKDTKFSSHISIYHSQESPPINNIDGSEKTREHQKTSPFISSKSQSGGLNKNVSAFDPQFYARVESFRYKPLFVREGSSDANTSQDASVCSPIAVDDDNPGKSDLGLNYSGASAGKLQRREGAITYYSDVPFCTDLSGDPVDVSPTIHTPLSSQNRKDSQQSLDLVHPHRRTTSGSSISYRPLTDRGQGLRQLTSSTHGGDHRDLGLINNDCEQASNIELDLIWNDDQQQYVSQQQPLEPCGLGGVLPDDHFNVVVDTKRPKQDILPQASKPQTRRPNQSIEGTVDQRAATLTSYSIPGGSETKVTEQSPSIEIEYQSGRIKRLTPVPLPAPAMFFPPFSVDNSTSGEYDELSIDVDNTGSSEEDMSYR from the exons ATGCCCTTAAATCAAAGCAATCCAGAGAAAACCCCGCCACCACCAACCGATTGTTTTCTCCATCTCGATTCCTTCAGCGGCAGTCGTGAGACGGTGCTAAGCAATCCACCAGAATGGCATAACGACTCAAGCCTCAACGCGACCGCCAACAACAATCCCGCAGATG TTaatctctcctcctcccgGGAAGAATCTGATTTATTGGATACAGAGAAGCTACACTTGCACACTCGGCATCATGTCGACCCTCCTGGACCTATCACAGCGCACAGCAGTAGCTCTGATGACTACCGCAGCGTCATCGACGACCTAACGCTGGAGATTCAACAACTAaagaaggagctcaagcgCTATAAGCAACCAGGTCCGGCCTTGCTCCATAAAGACAAGCTGTTTGAGATCAAGGTTTATGGGCTGCcccaaaagaaaaagagagagcTCGAAACCATACTGAGAGACCTTGCCGCGGATCACGATGGGTCTCCAGAGGCGTCATCATCgcaaaaaaggaaaaggataTCCCCCCACAATCGCGATCACATATATTCCAAAGCTGGAGTTCAGCGCAGCCATGCTCCCTCCTCTACAGGTTCTAGCCTCCGGCCGGCTGACTCCGCTTACGCCTCCATATCAGCCGGTGGCGAGTCTTCGAAAACGCCATTTTACCTCCCCGTCTTGCCTTCaaccaaatcatcaaaggGCAAAGTGGAGGACTATCTACGAGATGTTCCTGACGGGCTATACCCGCAGCATGTAATCATGACAGACGAGGAGCGGAAGAGTCTTGTTGTTCGTCGCCTTGAACGATTCTTCACAGGCAGAAGTAACAGTACCGATGTCTCAAAAATGTCACCTCTGCGGCCGGGTggcagcttcatcttggGGCGCGTTGTAGCGGATACACAAGTGGCAGACTCATCATCCGCCTACCAACCACCCAGTCATGAAACTGAGCCTATCCGGGAAGCCAGATTCCTCCCTCTAGAACAGCAATCTCGCGCTTGGGAATATCAGTGCCATTTAAGTGCCCATGGGTCGGCCTCTGATCCCGAAAAGGACAACATGGAGACAGAAGGCAATGGTAAAGGCTTGGTCTCGTCTACCAAGCCGTTTCCCCCACTCCCGCTTCTTCCAAAACAGCGACCAACGCGGCCTTGTGATCTGGACCCTGATCGTGCTCAGATTCCATCTGAGAATATGAATTATATCCGACATTTGGACCTACTGTCGCCCGACATACTGCCTGGACAGCAGAGTATCCAGGACATCCACCTAGACGCTGAAGGCTGGGTGTCTCTGAACCTGCTATACAATTTGGCCCAGCTCCACTTGATCAACGTAACTCCTGACTTCGTTCGCTCTGCCGTATTAGAAGTCAGCACCAGGTTTCAGCTATCTACTGACGGGCATAAAATCCGATGGCAAGGCGGATCTAAAGATACCAAGTTCAGTAGCCACATCTCTATCTACCATTCGCAAGAAAGTCCTCCTATCAATAATATCGATGGTTCGGAAAAGACACGTGAGCATCAGAAGACGAGCCCGTTCATTAGCAGCAAATCCCAATCCGGAGGCTTAAATAAGAATGTGTCTGCATTTGATCCGCAGTTTTACGCTCGAGTTGAAAGTTTCCGTTACAAGCCACTGTTTGTTCGGGAGGGATCATCAGATGCGAACACATCACAGGATGCGTCGGTTTGCTCGCCTATAGCCGTGGACGACGATAATCCTGGCAAGTCGGACTTAGGCTTGAATTACTCTGGAGCATCGGCTGGCAAATTGCAACGCCGCGAAGGTGCTATCACATACTACAGCGACGTACCTTTCTGCACCGATTTATCGGGTGATCCAGTTGATGTATCACCAACCATTCACACGCCCTTGAGCAGCCAAAACCGGAAGGATTCTCAACAGTCATTAGACTTggttcatcctcatcgacgaACCACATCTGGGTCCTCCATCAGCTATAGGCCATTGACAGATCGAGGCCAGGGTCTACGTCAGCTGACTTCTTCCACGCACGGGGGCGATCATAGAGACCTGGGTCTGATAAACAATGACTGTGAACAAGCCAGCAACATCGAGCTGGATTTGATTTGGAACGACGATCAGCAGCAGTACGTGTCGCAACAGCAGCCTTTAGAACCCTGCGGACTTGGCGGCGTTCTCCCCGATGATCACTTTAATGTAGTTGTCGATACAAAGCGGCCCAAGCAGGATATCCTCCCACAGGCTTCCAAGCCTCAGACTAGGAGACCCAACCAAAGCATAGAAGGGACCGTTGATCAAAGGGCTGCGACGTTGACCTCATATTCTATCCCTGGCGGTTCAGAAACAAAAGTAACCGAGCAATCACCGTCTATCGAGATTGAGTATCAGTCGGGGCGTATCAAGAGATTAACGCCAGTCCCACTGCCAGCACCTGCTATGTTCTTTCCGCCGTTTAGCGTTGATAATTCCACGTCTGGCGAATATGACGAGCTGTCTATAGATGTAGATAACACCGGATCGTCAGAAGAGGATATGAGCTACCGGTAA